A stretch of Candidatus Nanogingivalaceae bacterium DNA encodes these proteins:
- a CDS encoding glycerophosphodiester phosphodiesterase: MNAIKIFKRSWCYFYKNKYGFLIGTSILHFTMSIFGVNALFWVFKLILLFSNQENLTKDNFYLLFSNPLSFLFCAIYVLLVAFLTFIEFFVLVTFINSRKDSESFSLKRVFSKAFLKMRSLLSFQIFFFIVYFISMVPLENLGLSSTITEKLRIPAFITGEISKTPAGLIMCIVLVIMIFYVNLRLIFTLPRTILKDEPLSKSIKASWKDTHKKMAQILIPIGIFEIIFLTATLIFMLITVTLLGGLKEILGFLIVQTILQTIFDAAFFALSVLTKISIVIVLLEILDSKNLKSNPKPTQQKKHSKTFALLMIVLLMGATFTNGIQIYYRKVDTKILKIAHRGNVHGGVENSLEALESAKKIGADYAELDIQLTRDNHFVVMHDYNLQRLTGRNARVRDLTLDEIKTLTIRENNFESRIPTFEEYVNKAKKINIKLLVEIKPSGDEPEDFAEMFIKKFRKLGVEKTFKVMSLDLDLMRKIERIDPAIETGFVIPIQFGDFDDSKIDFYVIEDFSYRSGLAFKAHKKHRKIFVWTLNTQSEISRYLQEPIDGIISDEIQMIEDIEKEDRSKEPILKSFVRLLKLRF; encoded by the coding sequence ATGAATGCAATAAAAATATTTAAACGGTCTTGGTGTTATTTCTATAAGAATAAATATGGTTTTTTGATAGGAACTTCAATCCTGCATTTTACAATGTCTATTTTTGGAGTTAATGCGCTTTTTTGGGTTTTTAAATTGATTTTATTATTCTCAAACCAAGAGAACCTTACTAAAGATAATTTTTATTTATTATTCTCAAATCCCTTGAGCTTTTTATTTTGTGCAATATATGTTCTTCTAGTGGCATTTTTAACATTTATTGAGTTTTTTGTTCTAGTAACTTTTATAAATTCACGTAAAGATAGTGAAAGTTTTTCATTAAAAAGAGTTTTTTCGAAAGCATTTTTAAAAATGAGAAGCCTACTTAGCTTTCAAATTTTCTTTTTTATAGTTTATTTTATATCGATGGTACCCCTTGAAAATCTAGGCCTTTCTTCAACTATAACCGAAAAACTTCGAATTCCGGCTTTTATTACTGGTGAAATATCAAAAACGCCAGCTGGATTAATAATGTGTATTGTCTTGGTTATAATGATTTTTTATGTTAATCTTCGGTTAATTTTTACCTTACCACGAACAATCCTAAAAGACGAACCACTTTCGAAAAGTATTAAGGCGAGCTGGAAAGATACTCATAAGAAGATGGCGCAAATCTTAATTCCAATCGGTATTTTCGAAATTATTTTTCTTACTGCAACTCTAATCTTTATGTTGATAACCGTTACGCTTCTTGGAGGATTAAAAGAAATTTTAGGCTTTTTAATTGTGCAAACAATCTTACAGACAATCTTTGATGCTGCCTTTTTTGCGCTTTCAGTGTTAACAAAGATATCGATCGTGATTGTTTTGCTGGAAATTTTAGACTCGAAAAATTTAAAAAGCAACCCAAAACCAACTCAGCAAAAAAAGCACTCGAAAACTTTCGCACTCTTGATGATTGTGCTTTTAATGGGGGCAACTTTCACTAACGGGATTCAAATCTATTATCGAAAGGTTGATACTAAAATTTTGAAAATTGCGCACCGTGGAAATGTTCATGGTGGCGTGGAGAATTCGTTAGAGGCGCTTGAATCCGCAAAGAAGATTGGCGCCGATTATGCCGAACTGGATATTCAGTTAACTCGTGATAATCATTTCGTCGTTATGCATGACTATAATCTACAAAGATTGACTGGCCGAAACGCACGTGTTCGAGATTTAACACTTGATGAAATTAAAACTTTAACTATCCGCGAAAACAATTTTGAAAGCCGAATTCCAACTTTCGAAGAATACGTTAATAAAGCTAAAAAAATAAATATCAAACTATTAGTTGAAATCAAGCCAAGCGGTGATGAGCCCGAAGATTTTGCAGAAATGTTTATAAAAAAGTTTCGAAAACTTGGCGTTGAAAAAACTTTCAAGGTGATGTCTTTAGATTTGGATTTAATGAGAAAGATTGAAAGAATTGATCCTGCGATTGAAACTGGTTTTGTGATTCCAATTCAATTTGGCGACTTTGATGATTCTAAAATTGATTTTTATGTGATTGAAGATTTTTCATATCGTAGCGGTTTGGCATTCAAGGCACACAAAAAACATCGCAAAATTTTTGTCTGGACATTAAATACGCAAAGCGAAATCTCTAGATATCTTCAAGAGCCGATTGATGGAATAATTTCAGATGAGATTCAAATGATTGAAGATATCGAAAAAGAAGATCGTTCGAAAGAGCCAATTCTGAAGAGTTTTGTACGACTTCTAAAACTTCGATTTTAA
- a CDS encoding HAD-IC family P-type ATPase produces MKHIRTIIFRNFISPISIAIFILAGGLLLVGEHRDAWFISFVILVNSFIGSIQEIRAYLTLRKIELMSAPRARIFRDGQTEEVLFTELKTGDRILLKTGDEIPADAKIIKSNSFEVNESILTGESDSIPKKVGDKILSSAIVVAGDAEAEVIAVGDETEAGQMTAKLKNYKPKLTPIQQKISKLISRLSWFALALTAIICVVYFFIFKEDPTTILKTITSAAVVVVPEGLLLASSLFFAYGSLKLLQAKVLPQKISAIEDMALLEVLATDKTGTLTSPEIKFNSCEILDKNLSKEQIGEILNALNSESAEKNATAQAILNEFSSKGNIKITDYMAFSSSRKLSGMSFRKDSTDEQSIVFGAPEFILRNLDNSIKSTDITDKINDLASQGFRVLLLAKFNKAGKIKDLLESEKLQPLAVITLKNALRENVQETVAFLQNRGVSIRVISGDNPRTVSFIASEAGIKNAEKYITGAELKELSKKDFEKAVLENTIFARVLPEQKEKIIGIFQKNKFYTGMIGDGVNDALAIKKSDLGISMFDGAPATRRVADLVLMDNSFTSLPSGVEIGNRIMLSIEMIAILFFHKIILGVTILFATMIAGINYPFLPRHITYMNFILVTLPTVLTTLFPPIPKHKINPKNFWRDTLYAILPIAILSGLAISFIYIGLHVRTGGLLTNRAMMHGILATVVITTAWFGVFATILSEVFLGSKPSKNNDIRRGLYILGTLLFTAVIFSTPILREFFEFNIPNTSQFWFVSSVIILVSVAQLFIASRHHEED; encoded by the coding sequence ATGAAACATATCCGTACAATAATTTTTAGAAACTTTATTTCACCAATATCGATTGCTATCTTTATTCTTGCTGGCGGGCTTTTACTTGTTGGCGAGCATCGTGATGCGTGGTTTATTTCTTTTGTGATTTTAGTTAATTCGTTCATTGGTAGCATTCAAGAAATCCGTGCCTATTTAACTCTTCGAAAAATCGAACTGATGAGTGCTCCACGTGCTCGAATTTTTAGAGATGGACAAACAGAAGAAGTCCTCTTCACTGAATTAAAAACCGGTGATAGAATTTTACTAAAAACCGGTGATGAAATTCCTGCGGATGCAAAAATCATTAAATCAAACTCTTTTGAGGTTAACGAATCTATCTTGACTGGTGAAAGTGATTCAATTCCTAAAAAAGTTGGTGATAAAATTCTTTCGAGTGCAATTGTTGTTGCGGGCGATGCTGAAGCAGAAGTCATTGCTGTCGGAGATGAAACTGAGGCTGGCCAAATGACAGCTAAATTAAAAAACTACAAACCAAAACTAACACCAATTCAACAAAAAATTTCAAAGCTAATCTCCCGATTAAGCTGGTTTGCTCTTGCACTTACAGCAATAATTTGCGTAGTTTATTTCTTTATTTTTAAAGAAGACCCTACTACTATTCTAAAAACAATCACATCTGCTGCGGTCGTTGTGGTGCCGGAAGGACTTTTGTTGGCAAGTTCGCTATTTTTTGCCTACGGTTCTTTAAAACTACTTCAAGCAAAAGTTTTACCGCAAAAAATTTCTGCCATTGAGGATATGGCTTTATTGGAAGTTCTAGCGACAGATAAAACCGGAACGTTAACTTCTCCCGAAATCAAGTTTAATTCTTGTGAGATTTTAGACAAAAACCTTTCTAAAGAACAAATTGGTGAAATCTTAAACGCTTTAAACTCAGAATCTGCCGAGAAAAATGCAACAGCACAGGCTATTCTTAACGAGTTTTCTTCAAAAGGAAATATAAAAATTACAGACTATATGGCCTTTTCGAGCTCGCGAAAACTTTCCGGGATGAGCTTTCGAAAAGACTCCACAGATGAACAATCTATAGTTTTTGGTGCCCCAGAATTTATCTTAAGAAACCTAGATAATAGCATAAAATCTACCGATATTACAGATAAAATTAATGATTTAGCATCACAAGGTTTTCGTGTTCTCTTGCTTGCAAAATTCAATAAAGCTGGAAAAATAAAAGATCTGCTAGAATCTGAAAAACTTCAACCTCTTGCAGTTATTACCCTTAAAAATGCTTTACGTGAAAATGTTCAAGAAACGGTTGCATTTTTGCAAAATAGAGGTGTTTCGATTCGTGTTATTTCCGGGGACAATCCTCGAACAGTTAGCTTTATCGCTTCTGAAGCAGGTATTAAAAATGCCGAAAAATATATTACCGGCGCAGAATTAAAAGAGCTTTCGAAAAAAGATTTTGAGAAAGCGGTTCTTGAAAATACTATTTTTGCACGTGTCCTACCGGAACAAAAAGAGAAAATTATTGGCATTTTTCAAAAAAATAAATTCTACACCGGAATGATTGGTGATGGAGTAAATGATGCTTTAGCAATCAAAAAGTCCGACCTTGGAATTTCGATGTTTGATGGTGCTCCAGCAACTCGACGGGTTGCAGATTTGGTTTTAATGGATAACTCTTTCACCTCTTTACCTAGTGGCGTTGAAATTGGTAACAGAATCATGCTCTCAATTGAGATGATCGCAATTTTGTTCTTTCATAAAATCATTTTGGGTGTAACAATTCTTTTTGCCACAATGATTGCGGGAATAAACTATCCTTTTCTACCAAGACATATCACTTATATGAATTTTATTTTAGTTACATTACCAACGGTTTTAACCACACTATTTCCACCAATCCCTAAACATAAAATTAACCCAAAAAATTTCTGGCGCGATACGCTTTATGCAATTTTACCAATTGCAATCTTGAGCGGATTGGCCATTTCGTTCATTTATATCGGTCTTCATGTCCGAACTGGCGGACTACTCACTAATCGGGCGATGATGCACGGAATTCTTGCAACAGTAGTAATTACAACTGCTTGGTTTGGTGTTTTTGCGACGATTCTAAGCGAAGTATTTTTGGGCTCAAAACCGTCAAAAAATAACGACATTCGAAGAGGCTTATATATATTAGGAACACTATTGTTTACCGCGGTTATATTTAGCACACCTATTTTGCGTGAATTCTTCGAATTTAATATTCCAAACACTAGCCAATTCTGGTTTGTCTCTTCAGTAATAATCCTAGTATCTGTAGCTCAATTATTTATTGCTTCGCGGCATCATGAAGAAGACTAA
- a CDS encoding tetratricopeptide repeat protein — MLVLILIIALSIYIFWKKSDEVLKNTLPDNLSAKIDKLWRVAQEAIIDRKYLRAEKVLLTILRFDERNATAYNRLGIIYAGQKQFDDAIECFEIAQSLESSASSLHNVGLIYLETENYQKAALAFEQALEIEDNMPTRYIAYARALEKLGKDKLAISALEKAAELDERPQILRSLGALYLKVEDLEKAKEIKDKLESLKDDRRALKQNRISNKSISTKKITM; from the coding sequence ATGTTAGTGTTGATTTTAATTATCGCATTGAGTATTTATATTTTTTGGAAGAAATCCGATGAGGTTCTAAAAAATACATTGCCAGATAATCTTTCGGCTAAGATTGATAAACTGTGGCGAGTTGCTCAAGAAGCGATTATTGATAGAAAGTATCTTCGTGCTGAAAAAGTTTTATTAACTATTTTACGCTTTGATGAACGAAATGCTACCGCATACAATAGATTAGGTATCATTTATGCAGGACAGAAGCAATTTGATGACGCTATTGAGTGTTTCGAAATTGCACAAAGTTTAGAAAGCAGTGCATCAAGTCTGCATAATGTTGGACTCATATATCTTGAAACAGAGAACTATCAGAAGGCTGCTTTAGCTTTCGAGCAGGCTCTTGAAATTGAAGATAATATGCCAACACGCTACATTGCATATGCTCGCGCACTTGAAAAACTAGGAAAAGACAAACTAGCTATTTCCGCCTTAGAGAAAGCAGCCGAGTTGGATGAAAGGCCACAAATTCTACGGAGTCTAGGCGCTCTATATCTAAAGGTTGAAGATCTTGAGAAAGCGAAAGAAATCAAGGATAAACTTGAATCTCTGAAGGATGACCGCAGAGCGTTAAAACAAAATCGAATATCTAATAAATCTATTTCAACTAAAAAAATAACAATGTAG